The proteins below come from a single Streptomyces sp. M92 genomic window:
- a CDS encoding APC family permease, giving the protein MTQLDVRPGADDTGDGATADGVRAKGLSGNSVGLLGSAVIGVSTVAPVYCLTSTLGSTAGEVGVQMPAVFLAGFLPMLLVAFAYRELNRAMPDCGTSFTWTVKAFGPRVGWMCGWGLVIATIIVLSNLAGVATSYFWLLAGEVTGSESVAALDDNKAVHIVTCLALIAIATVISYRGMTATKGLQYALVALQLLVLAVFVAMAFSKAGDARFPTSTEFSWSWLNPFAIQSFAAFTAGLSLSIFMYWGWDACLTANEETSGSSRTPGRAALVAMVVLVGSYLATGVAAQMVVGSGDQGLGLANPETSDNVFAALAGPVMGPALGVLLFVAVLASAAASLQTTFIPVARTVLAMSAYEALPASYAEVHPRFRTPGRATVTAGVATGVFYTVMTLVSEHVLVDTIYALGLMICFYYALTAFACAWYFRADLLRSGRDLLFKGICPVLGGVLLAAVFTKTLVDMWDPAYGSGSSVLGVGSVFVIGVGLLLLGVVVMAVMSRRSPAFFRGEVLTRSTPALIAES; this is encoded by the coding sequence ATGACTCAGCTGGACGTAAGGCCCGGGGCCGACGACACGGGCGACGGAGCCACCGCAGACGGCGTGCGGGCCAAGGGCCTCAGCGGCAACTCCGTGGGGCTGCTGGGCAGCGCCGTCATCGGTGTCTCCACGGTGGCCCCCGTCTACTGCCTCACCTCCACCCTCGGCTCCACCGCCGGTGAGGTCGGCGTGCAGATGCCGGCCGTGTTCCTCGCCGGCTTCCTGCCGATGCTGCTCGTCGCCTTCGCCTACCGCGAGCTGAACCGGGCCATGCCCGACTGCGGCACCTCCTTCACCTGGACGGTGAAGGCCTTCGGCCCGCGGGTGGGCTGGATGTGCGGCTGGGGCCTGGTCATCGCCACGATCATCGTGCTGTCGAACCTGGCCGGGGTCGCCACCTCGTACTTCTGGCTGCTCGCCGGAGAGGTCACCGGAAGCGAATCGGTGGCGGCGCTCGACGACAACAAGGCCGTGCACATCGTGACCTGCCTGGCGCTCATCGCGATCGCCACCGTGATCAGCTACCGCGGCATGACGGCGACCAAGGGCCTGCAGTACGCACTTGTCGCCCTGCAGTTGCTGGTGCTGGCCGTGTTCGTCGCCATGGCCTTCAGCAAGGCGGGCGACGCGCGGTTCCCCACCTCCACCGAGTTCTCCTGGTCCTGGCTGAACCCCTTCGCCATCCAGTCCTTCGCCGCCTTCACGGCCGGGCTCTCGCTGTCGATCTTCATGTACTGGGGCTGGGACGCCTGCCTGACGGCCAACGAGGAGACCAGCGGCAGCAGCCGTACGCCGGGCCGCGCGGCGCTCGTCGCCATGGTGGTGCTCGTCGGCTCCTACCTGGCTACCGGAGTCGCCGCACAGATGGTCGTGGGCTCCGGCGACCAGGGCCTCGGACTGGCCAACCCCGAGACCTCGGACAACGTCTTCGCCGCGCTCGCCGGCCCGGTCATGGGACCGGCCCTGGGCGTGCTGCTGTTCGTCGCGGTGCTGGCGTCGGCCGCCGCCAGTCTGCAGACGACCTTCATCCCGGTGGCCCGTACGGTGCTCGCCATGTCGGCGTACGAGGCGCTGCCCGCCTCCTACGCCGAGGTGCACCCCCGCTTCCGCACGCCGGGCCGGGCCACGGTGACCGCCGGTGTCGCCACCGGCGTCTTCTACACGGTGATGACCCTGGTCAGTGAGCACGTCCTGGTCGACACCATCTACGCGCTCGGCCTGATGATCTGCTTCTACTACGCCCTGACGGCCTTCGCCTGCGCCTGGTACTTCCGTGCCGACCTCCTGCGGTCCGGCCGTGATCTGCTGTTCAAGGGGATCTGCCCGGTGCTCGGCGGAGTGCTGCTCGCGGCCGTCTTCACCAAGACCCTCGTCGACATGTGGGACCCCGCCTACGGCAGCGGATCGTCCGTCCTCGGCGTCGGCTCGGTCTTCGTCATCGGCGTGGGCCTGCTCCTGCTCGGCGTGGTCGTCATGGCGGTGATGAGCCGGCGCAGCCCGGCCTTCTTCCGCGGCGAGGTGCTCACGAGGTCGACTCCCGCACTGATCGCCGAGAGCTAG
- a CDS encoding siderophore-interacting protein — MAKVRRLVPQNPRMFRARVVRTERVSPSMHRVTVTGADLGEFPWLGYDHWFRLFLQLPHQRRLRLPEFTGTRWWQPYLEIPEEERPHCANYSVADFRRDTAEMDIDFVVHRDATGAVEGRAAVWACAARPGDALAVLDQGVLFDRPRDAAEIVVVADETGLPATASILRSLPRDTVGRLIQEVPTDGDRRLLDAPAEVTVTWVVRRDGASVPGAAALDEVRRIGSVSPAGYAFVVGESTLATEGRKHLHRLGLPKERITFSGFWRHETSAQAA, encoded by the coding sequence ATGGCGAAGGTCCGGCGGCTGGTGCCGCAGAATCCCAGGATGTTCCGTGCCCGCGTCGTGCGCACCGAGCGCGTCTCGCCGTCGATGCACCGGGTGACCGTCACCGGAGCGGACCTCGGCGAGTTCCCGTGGCTGGGCTACGACCACTGGTTCCGCCTGTTCCTCCAGCTGCCCCACCAGCGCCGCCTGCGGCTGCCGGAGTTCACGGGCACCCGGTGGTGGCAGCCGTACCTGGAGATCCCCGAGGAGGAGCGGCCGCACTGCGCCAACTACTCCGTGGCCGACTTCCGCCGGGACACGGCGGAGATGGACATCGACTTCGTGGTGCACCGCGACGCCACCGGCGCCGTCGAGGGCAGAGCGGCCGTCTGGGCCTGCGCCGCCCGCCCCGGTGACGCCCTCGCCGTCCTCGACCAGGGCGTCCTGTTCGACCGCCCGCGCGACGCCGCGGAGATCGTCGTGGTGGCTGACGAGACCGGCCTGCCCGCCACCGCGTCGATCCTGCGCTCACTGCCGCGGGACACCGTGGGACGGCTCATCCAGGAAGTGCCCACCGACGGCGACAGGCGTCTCCTCGACGCCCCGGCCGAAGTCACCGTCACCTGGGTCGTGCGCCGCGACGGAGCCTCGGTGCCCGGCGCCGCGGCACTCGACGAGGTACGGAGGATCGGCTCCGTCAGCCCGGCGGGCTACGCCTTCGTCGTCGGCGAGTCGACCCTGGCCACCGAGGGGCGCAAGCACCTGCACCGCCTCGGCCTGCCCAAGGAGCGCATCACATTCTCGGGCTTCTGGCGGCACGAGACGTCGGCGCAGGCCGCCTGA
- a CDS encoding FAD-dependent oxidoreductase: MTFAITQNCCTDAACVAVCPVNCIHPAPGERDFGATEMLYIDPAACIDCGACADACPVDAVRPAEELTPAQQPYAAINAAYFERSGQPGPREAVDHGPNFHAWGTPEFERVLPADFAPLRVAIVGTGPAGMYAAEDLLLHTRSEVTLVDRLPAPGGLIRYGVAPDHLATKRIGETFARFHTHPRVRMHLGLDVGTHVTAAELAAHHDAVIYAVGAATDRRLGIPGEDLPGSIAATGFVAWYNAHPEVAPDAVALSADRVVVVGNGNVALDVARILACDPGALTGTAVAGHALEELRRSKVREVVLLGRRGPEHAACTGTELLALKNLPGVDLVVDDHDPRVGAAIDAAAAAEKAALFRDVPREAVDWSAPPDPSGRRRRIVFRFHSEPLEMRGDESLRAVRTTGGAGEQEIAAGLALRAVGYRGVPQPGLPFDEGSGTVPHERGRVTGLPGTYVVGWIKRGPSGGIGANRRCAAETVGTLLADAVAGRLPAPTGGARTFRRLAHRRR; encoded by the coding sequence ATGACCTTCGCGATCACCCAGAACTGCTGCACCGACGCCGCCTGCGTGGCCGTCTGCCCGGTCAACTGCATCCACCCCGCCCCCGGGGAACGGGACTTCGGTGCCACGGAGATGCTGTACATCGACCCGGCCGCCTGCATCGACTGCGGCGCCTGCGCCGACGCCTGCCCGGTGGACGCCGTCCGTCCGGCCGAGGAGCTGACGCCGGCGCAGCAGCCGTACGCCGCGATCAACGCCGCCTACTTCGAGCGGTCCGGGCAGCCGGGACCGCGGGAGGCGGTGGACCACGGGCCGAACTTCCACGCCTGGGGCACGCCGGAGTTCGAGCGTGTGCTGCCCGCCGACTTCGCGCCGCTGCGGGTGGCGATCGTCGGCACCGGGCCGGCCGGGATGTACGCCGCGGAGGACCTGCTGCTGCACACCCGCTCCGAGGTCACCCTCGTCGACCGGCTCCCCGCGCCCGGCGGACTGATCCGGTACGGCGTGGCGCCCGACCACCTGGCGACGAAGCGGATCGGCGAGACCTTCGCCCGCTTCCACACGCACCCCCGGGTGCGCATGCACCTCGGCCTCGACGTGGGCACCCACGTCACGGCCGCCGAACTCGCCGCGCACCACGACGCGGTGATCTACGCGGTGGGCGCGGCCACCGACCGGCGCCTGGGCATACCCGGCGAGGACCTGCCCGGCAGCATCGCCGCGACCGGGTTCGTGGCCTGGTACAACGCCCACCCGGAGGTCGCCCCGGACGCCGTCGCCCTCTCCGCGGACCGGGTCGTCGTGGTCGGGAACGGCAACGTCGCCCTCGACGTCGCCCGCATCCTGGCCTGCGACCCCGGGGCCCTGACCGGCACGGCCGTCGCCGGCCACGCGCTGGAGGAACTGCGCCGCAGCAAGGTGCGCGAGGTGGTGCTCCTCGGACGCCGGGGCCCGGAGCACGCCGCCTGCACCGGGACCGAACTCCTCGCCCTCAAGAACCTCCCGGGCGTCGACCTGGTCGTGGACGACCACGATCCGCGCGTCGGCGCGGCGATCGACGCGGCCGCAGCGGCGGAGAAGGCCGCGCTGTTCCGGGACGTGCCGCGCGAGGCCGTCGACTGGTCCGCGCCGCCGGACCCGTCCGGGCGGCGGCGCCGCATCGTCTTCCGCTTCCACTCCGAGCCACTGGAGATGCGCGGCGACGAGAGCCTCAGGGCCGTGCGGACCACCGGAGGCGCCGGTGAGCAGGAGATCGCCGCGGGTCTGGCGCTGCGGGCCGTCGGTTACCGCGGGGTGCCGCAGCCGGGGCTGCCCTTCGACGAGGGTTCGGGGACCGTGCCGCACGAGCGAGGACGGGTGACCGGCCTGCCCGGCACCTACGTGGTGGGCTGGATCAAGCGCGGGCCGTCGGGCGGCATCGGCGCGAACCGCCGGTGCGCGGCCGAGACGGTGGGCACGCTGCTCGCCGACGCGGTCGCGGGCCGGCTGCCGGCGCCCACCGGCGGCGCGCGGACGTTCCGCCGTCTCGCGCACCGCCGCCGCTGA
- a CDS encoding AurF N-oxygenase family protein, producing MAIHLSRPRTKSHTPDESIARRLLDSSAQLSYDPLTEVDWETPLDEGFHGASPEWSTLYGTRYWDELTDAQRKALTRQEAASVASTGIWFEMILQQMVLRDIYAKDPTDDTFQWALTEIADECRHSIMFARGAKKLGAPAYRPHRVAVELGRLFKTVAFGEAAYAAILVAEEVLDVMQRDWMRDERVVPFVRTINNIHVVEESRHMKFARDETRKHLARAGRIRVRIHALLIAVAAYVIVTSMVNRKVYANAGLDEERALREAKANEHHKAMMRSSCSGLMTFLSSVGLLTKPALFFYKRAHLI from the coding sequence ATGGCCATCCACCTCTCGCGGCCAAGGACCAAGAGCCACACCCCGGACGAGAGCATCGCGCGGCGGCTGCTCGACTCGTCCGCGCAGCTCTCGTACGACCCCCTCACCGAGGTCGACTGGGAGACCCCGCTCGACGAGGGCTTCCACGGGGCCAGCCCGGAGTGGAGCACCCTCTACGGGACGCGGTACTGGGACGAGCTGACCGACGCCCAGCGCAAGGCCCTCACCCGCCAGGAAGCCGCGTCCGTGGCCAGCACCGGGATCTGGTTCGAGATGATCCTCCAGCAGATGGTGCTGCGGGACATCTACGCGAAGGACCCGACGGACGACACCTTCCAGTGGGCCCTGACCGAGATAGCCGACGAGTGCCGCCACTCGATCATGTTCGCCCGCGGGGCCAAGAAGCTCGGGGCGCCGGCCTACCGGCCGCACCGCGTGGCGGTCGAACTCGGCAGGCTCTTCAAGACCGTCGCGTTCGGCGAGGCGGCCTACGCGGCGATCCTGGTCGCCGAGGAGGTCCTCGACGTGATGCAGCGGGACTGGATGCGCGACGAGCGGGTGGTGCCGTTCGTCCGCACCATCAACAACATCCACGTCGTGGAGGAGTCGCGGCACATGAAGTTCGCCCGCGACGAGACGCGCAAGCACCTCGCGCGCGCCGGACGGATACGCGTGCGGATCCACGCCCTGCTCATCGCGGTGGCCGCGTACGTCATCGTGACCAGCATGGTGAACCGGAAGGTGTACGCCAACGCCGGGCTGGACGAGGAGCGCGCGCTCCGCGAGGCGAAGGCCAACGAGCACCACAAGGCGATGATGCGCTCCAGCTGCTCGGGGCTGATGACGTTCCTGAGTTCGGTGGGCCTGCTCACCAAGCCCGCGCTGTTCTTCTACAAGCGCGCCCACCTCATCTGA
- a CDS encoding P1 family peptidase: protein MEQPPLPQRPSVPARPRSRDLGIVIGTAAPGPHNAITDVPGVRVGHSTVRREPDVHSGVTAVVPDPVGPRTPLPAGVFTGNGYGKLIGTTQLAELGTLETPVLLTSTLSAFRVADALVGWMLERPGCGEVLSLNPVVGECNDGLLSDIRARPVREEHVRAALDTASGGPVDEGCVGAGTGTVALGFKAGIGTASRVTDLAGRRRTAGVLVQANFGGTLRVLGRALTPSSLGSGTPVPGPDAGSCMIVVATDAPLDARQLTRVARRAVFALARTGAAYSHGSGDYAVAFGTGSPTAGPVADAELGPLFEAVLDGVEEAVLNSLLAATTTTGFGGRTAPALPADRLLATLAAPPR from the coding sequence ATGGAACAACCGCCCCTCCCCCAGCGCCCGTCCGTTCCCGCCCGGCCCCGCTCCCGGGACCTCGGCATCGTCATCGGAACGGCCGCCCCCGGACCCCACAACGCCATCACGGACGTGCCCGGCGTCCGCGTCGGGCACAGCACCGTGCGCCGCGAGCCCGACGTGCACAGCGGAGTCACCGCCGTCGTACCCGATCCCGTAGGCCCCCGGACGCCCCTGCCGGCCGGGGTGTTCACCGGAAACGGCTACGGCAAGCTCATCGGCACCACTCAACTCGCCGAACTCGGCACGCTGGAGACCCCGGTGCTGCTCACCTCCACCCTGTCGGCCTTCCGCGTCGCCGACGCGCTCGTCGGCTGGATGCTCGAGCGGCCCGGGTGCGGGGAGGTGCTGAGCCTGAACCCCGTGGTGGGCGAGTGCAACGACGGCCTGCTGTCCGACATCCGCGCCCGGCCGGTGCGGGAGGAGCACGTACGGGCGGCGCTCGACACCGCTTCCGGCGGGCCGGTGGACGAAGGGTGCGTCGGCGCGGGCACGGGCACGGTGGCGCTGGGCTTCAAGGCCGGCATCGGCACCGCCTCACGCGTCACGGACCTGGCGGGCCGCCGCCGCACCGCCGGCGTCCTGGTGCAGGCCAACTTCGGCGGCACGCTGCGGGTCCTCGGCCGCGCCCTCACCCCGTCATCCCTGGGTTCCGGTACTCCGGTGCCCGGCCCGGACGCCGGTTCGTGCATGATCGTGGTGGCCACGGACGCACCGCTGGACGCCCGGCAGCTCACCCGTGTCGCGCGGCGCGCGGTGTTCGCGCTGGCCCGCACGGGCGCGGCGTACAGCCACGGCAGCGGGGACTACGCCGTCGCCTTCGGCACGGGCTCCCCCACGGCCGGACCGGTGGCGGACGCCGAACTCGGCCCGCTCTTCGAGGCCGTGCTCGACGGTGTCGAGGAAGCGGTGCTCAACTCCCTGCTCGCGGCCACCACGACCACCGGCTTCGGGGGACGGACGGCACCCGCGCTCCCGGCGGACCGACTGCTCGCGACCCTCGCCGCTCCGCCCCGCTGA
- a CDS encoding TraR/DksA family transcriptional regulator: protein MTDDPPADGTPAADEESRRRLTEQAAVLRRQIAAAPARDEALRADCLLDAADAGAAAEALERHRKETHEARELLARTEAALARLDSGDFGRCARCGEAIAPERLHAFPHLERCLSCEAESRAKSR, encoded by the coding sequence ATGACCGACGACCCGCCGGCCGACGGCACCCCCGCGGCCGACGAGGAGTCGCGCCGTCGGCTCACCGAGCAGGCAGCGGTACTCCGCCGTCAGATCGCCGCGGCCCCGGCGCGGGACGAGGCGCTGCGGGCCGACTGCCTGCTGGACGCGGCGGACGCCGGCGCGGCGGCCGAGGCGCTGGAGCGGCACCGCAAGGAGACGCACGAGGCACGCGAACTGCTCGCCCGGACCGAGGCGGCCCTGGCCCGCCTGGACTCCGGCGACTTCGGGCGCTGCGCGCGGTGCGGCGAGGCCATCGCCCCCGAGCGCCTGCACGCCTTCCCCCACCTCGAACGGTGCCTGAGCTGCGAGGCGGAAAGCCGAGCGAAGTCCCGCTGA
- a CDS encoding biotin-dependent carboxyltransferase family protein, whose amino-acid sequence MTAQLTVVRAGALTTVQDAGRHGHAHLGVPRSGALDEPAMRLANRLLGNDRDAAVLETTLTGCALRPDGAVTVVAGGAPCAVTVDGRPAPWGVPVRVPAGAVLNVGTAAAGVRSYVAVAGGVTVEPVLGSRSTDLLSGLGPEPLRDGAVVPVGTPASPVAVPVAAPWPAPPAELVLPVRLGPRADWFSPGALRVLTSATYRVSPHSNRIGLRTEGPALERVSEGELPSEGMVLGAVQVPPDGRPVIFLHDHPTTGGYPVVAVVAPGALAAAAQAVAGTPVRFTLG is encoded by the coding sequence ATGACGGCTCAGCTCACCGTCGTACGGGCCGGCGCACTCACCACGGTCCAGGACGCGGGCCGGCACGGCCACGCCCACCTGGGGGTGCCCCGCTCCGGAGCCTTGGACGAGCCCGCGATGCGGCTCGCCAACCGGCTGCTGGGCAACGACCGGGACGCGGCCGTCCTGGAGACCACGCTGACCGGCTGTGCCCTGCGGCCCGATGGCGCCGTCACCGTCGTGGCCGGCGGCGCCCCCTGCGCCGTCACCGTGGACGGGCGCCCCGCGCCCTGGGGCGTCCCGGTGCGGGTGCCGGCTGGTGCGGTCCTGAACGTGGGGACGGCGGCGGCGGGTGTGCGCTCGTACGTGGCGGTGGCGGGAGGCGTCACCGTCGAACCCGTCCTCGGCAGCCGCTCGACGGACCTCCTGTCGGGGCTGGGCCCCGAGCCGCTGCGGGACGGCGCCGTCGTCCCGGTGGGCACCCCGGCGTCCCCCGTCGCCGTACCCGTGGCCGCCCCCTGGCCCGCGCCCCCCGCCGAGCTGGTCCTGCCGGTGCGGCTGGGGCCCCGCGCCGACTGGTTCTCCCCGGGCGCCCTGCGCGTCCTCACCTCGGCGACCTACCGCGTCTCCCCGCACAGCAACCGCATCGGCCTGCGCACGGAGGGACCGGCGCTCGAACGGGTGTCGGAGGGAGAACTGCCCAGCGAGGGCATGGTCCTGGGCGCGGTGCAGGTTCCGCCCGACGGACGTCCGGTGATCTTCCTGCACGACCACCCGACGACCGGGGGCTACCCCGTCGTCGCGGTCGTCGCGCCGGGCGCCCTCGCCGCGGCGGCCCAGGCCGTGGCCGGGACGCCGGTGCGCTTCACGCTCGGCTGA
- a CDS encoding 5-oxoprolinase subunit B family protein — MTWNPALTTRPVGRHALLVELPDAGRTAAFHAEVLRRRAAGALPPVEEVVPGARTVLLDGVRDPEALARVLGGWEVPPAAADHGDVVEIPVRYDGPDLADVAALWGVATEEVAALHAARAYRVAFCGFAPGFGYLTGLPEELHVPRRATPRTRVPAGAVALAGPYSAVYPRATPGGWQLIGTMPDPGPLWDPGRERAALLAPGTRVRFVVADTARGVAAA, encoded by the coding sequence ATGACGTGGAACCCGGCCCTCACGACGCGCCCCGTCGGCCGGCACGCCCTCCTCGTCGAACTGCCCGACGCCGGGCGCACCGCCGCCTTCCACGCCGAGGTGCTGCGCCGCCGGGCCGCCGGGGCGCTGCCGCCCGTCGAGGAAGTGGTGCCGGGAGCGCGGACCGTGCTGCTGGACGGTGTCCGGGACCCGGAGGCGCTGGCCCGTGTGCTCGGCGGCTGGGAGGTGCCGCCCGCCGCCGCCGACCACGGGGACGTCGTGGAGATCCCGGTGCGCTACGACGGGCCGGACCTCGCCGACGTGGCGGCCCTGTGGGGTGTCGCGACGGAAGAGGTCGCCGCACTCCACGCCGCCCGGGCCTACCGCGTCGCGTTCTGCGGCTTCGCCCCCGGCTTCGGCTACCTCACCGGGCTGCCCGAGGAGCTGCACGTGCCCCGCCGGGCCACGCCCAGGACCCGGGTACCGGCCGGCGCGGTCGCCCTCGCCGGGCCCTACAGCGCCGTCTACCCGCGTGCCACACCGGGCGGCTGGCAGCTGATCGGCACCATGCCCGACCCCGGGCCGCTGTGGGACCCGGGGCGGGAGCGGGCGGCGCTGCTCGCGCCGGGGACGCGCGTCCGGTTCGTCGTGGCGGACACCGCTCGCGGGGTGGCCGCGGCATGA
- a CDS encoding LamB/YcsF family protein has protein sequence MIDLNADLGEGFGRWTLTDDDALLSVVTSANVACGFHAGDPSVMRRVCDLAAERGVRIGAQVSYRDLAGFGRRAMDVPAGELAAEVAYQIGALRVFAEAAGAEVAYVKPHGALYNRTVHDAEQARAVAAGVRLAGGALPVLGLPGSLLLTAAAEAGLTGVPEAFADRAYTPRGTLVSRREPDAVVTDEDAVVRRALAFAVHGSVEAVDGTTVQVTPRSLCVHGDTPGAARIAARVRGELEAAGVPIGAFA, from the coding sequence GTGATCGACCTCAACGCAGATCTCGGTGAGGGCTTCGGCCGCTGGACCCTCACCGACGACGACGCCCTCCTGTCCGTCGTCACCAGCGCCAACGTCGCCTGCGGCTTCCACGCCGGCGACCCCTCCGTGATGCGCCGCGTCTGCGACCTCGCCGCCGAACGCGGGGTGCGGATCGGAGCCCAGGTCTCCTACCGCGACCTGGCCGGCTTCGGACGGCGCGCCATGGACGTACCCGCCGGGGAACTGGCGGCCGAGGTGGCGTACCAGATCGGCGCGCTCCGGGTCTTCGCCGAGGCCGCCGGGGCGGAGGTGGCGTACGTGAAGCCGCACGGCGCGCTCTACAACCGCACCGTCCACGACGCCGAGCAGGCCCGTGCCGTCGCGGCCGGCGTACGGCTCGCGGGCGGCGCGCTGCCCGTGCTCGGCCTCCCCGGCTCACTGCTGCTCACCGCCGCCGCGGAGGCCGGACTCACGGGCGTGCCCGAGGCCTTCGCGGACCGCGCCTACACCCCGCGGGGCACCCTCGTGTCCCGGCGCGAGCCGGACGCGGTGGTGACGGACGAGGACGCCGTGGTCCGGCGGGCGCTCGCCTTCGCGGTGCACGGCTCGGTGGAGGCCGTGGACGGTACGACCGTCCAGGTCACCCCGCGGTCGCTGTGCGTGCACGGCGACACTCCGGGCGCCGCGAGGATCGCGGCGCGGGTCCGCGGGGAGCTGGAGGCGGCCGGGGTCCCGATCGGGGCCTTCGCATGA
- a CDS encoding DUF969 domain-containing protein: MIVLLGVVVVILGFVTRRNPVLVVGVAGIVTGLLGKMNPLEVLAAFGRSFADSRSVTVYAIVLPVIGLLERYGLREQARNLIGRLGKLSAGRFLTVYLLVRQVTAAFGLNSIGGPAQTVRPLVAPMAEAAAERSTGAKLPGRLREKVRSYSASADTVGVFFGEDCFIAIGSILLITGFVNSTYHQEIEPTQLALWAIPLAVCAFVIHGARLLLMDKQLEREMAVAAAEHDLPLPEGADK; the protein is encoded by the coding sequence ATGATCGTTCTACTCGGTGTGGTCGTGGTGATCCTCGGATTCGTCACGCGCCGCAACCCCGTCCTCGTGGTGGGCGTCGCCGGTATCGTCACCGGACTGCTCGGCAAGATGAACCCGCTGGAGGTCCTCGCGGCCTTCGGCCGGTCCTTCGCCGACAGCCGCTCGGTCACCGTCTACGCCATCGTGCTCCCGGTGATCGGCCTGCTGGAGCGCTACGGCCTGCGCGAGCAGGCCCGCAACCTCATCGGCCGCCTCGGCAAGCTCAGCGCCGGCCGCTTCCTCACCGTCTACCTGCTGGTCCGGCAGGTCACCGCGGCCTTCGGGCTGAACAGCATCGGCGGCCCGGCGCAGACCGTACGCCCCCTCGTGGCCCCGATGGCCGAGGCGGCCGCCGAACGCTCCACGGGGGCGAAGCTGCCCGGCCGGCTGCGCGAGAAGGTGCGCTCCTACTCCGCGTCGGCCGACACCGTCGGCGTCTTCTTCGGCGAGGACTGCTTCATCGCCATCGGCTCCATCCTGCTGATCACCGGCTTCGTGAACTCCACGTACCACCAGGAGATCGAGCCGACCCAGCTGGCCCTGTGGGCGATCCCGCTCGCGGTCTGCGCCTTCGTCATCCACGGTGCCCGGCTGCTGCTCATGGACAAGCAACTGGAGCGCGAGATGGCCGTCGCCGCCGCCGAGCACGACCTGCCGCTTCCCGAGGGGGCCGACAAGTGA
- a CDS encoding DUF979 domain-containing protein, with protein sequence MIKVEWLYWLIGLVFVVMAVQMAGDRSNPKRWTSAAFWGLLGLTFPYGTGVAGATAGNGGWTLPAEPLGVAVLTLIVLAGFNFLGKGVPVTTTGAQREASAARLGNKIFVPALTIPLVAIVCASVLDESGLFESGKATLLGLGLGCVAALVVGMLITGEKKVTVPLHSGRSMLEAMGSALLLPQLLAVLGSIFAAAGVGDQVGRIVNDVLPEDSKYLAVIAYCVGMFLFTVIMGNAFAAFPVMTAAIGWPILIQQMHGNEPAVLAIGMLAGFAGTLCTPMAANFNIVPATLLELKDQYGPIKAQLPTGIALLGCCTVIMALFAF encoded by the coding sequence GTGATCAAAGTCGAATGGCTGTACTGGCTGATAGGCCTGGTCTTCGTCGTCATGGCCGTCCAGATGGCCGGCGACCGCAGCAACCCCAAGCGCTGGACGTCCGCCGCGTTCTGGGGCCTGCTCGGACTCACCTTCCCCTACGGCACCGGCGTCGCGGGCGCCACGGCCGGCAACGGCGGCTGGACCCTGCCCGCCGAACCGCTCGGCGTCGCCGTCCTGACCCTGATCGTGCTCGCCGGGTTCAACTTCCTCGGCAAGGGCGTCCCGGTCACCACCACCGGCGCACAGCGCGAGGCGTCCGCCGCCCGGCTCGGCAACAAGATCTTCGTCCCCGCGCTGACCATCCCGCTCGTCGCCATCGTCTGCGCCTCCGTACTGGACGAGTCCGGCCTGTTCGAGTCCGGCAAGGCCACGCTCCTGGGGCTCGGCCTCGGCTGCGTCGCCGCGCTCGTCGTCGGCATGCTGATCACCGGCGAGAAGAAGGTGACCGTCCCGCTCCACTCCGGCCGCTCCATGCTGGAGGCGATGGGCTCCGCCCTGCTGCTGCCCCAGCTCCTCGCCGTGCTCGGCTCCATCTTCGCCGCCGCGGGCGTGGGCGACCAGGTCGGCAGGATCGTCAACGACGTCCTGCCGGAGGACTCCAAGTACCTCGCGGTGATCGCGTACTGCGTCGGCATGTTCCTGTTCACCGTGATCATGGGCAACGCCTTCGCCGCGTTCCCCGTGATGACCGCGGCGATCGGCTGGCCCATCCTCATCCAGCAGATGCACGGCAACGAGCCCGCCGTCCTGGCGATCGGCATGCTGGCCGGTTTCGCCGGCACGCTGTGCACCCCGATGGCCGCCAACTTCAACATCGTCCCGGCCACGCTGCTCGAACTGAAGGACCAGTACGGGCCGATCAAGGCACAGCTGCCGACGGGCATCGCGCTGCTCGGCTGCTGCACCGTGATCATGGCCCTCTTCGCCTTCTGA